The Candidatus Omnitrophota bacterium genome contains the following window.
GCCGGACTGGACCATCCTCAACGCCTGCAAGACCACGTGCGCGGATTTCGCGAAATGGGGTTTGCGTAGCGAGGCGTTCGTGGCGTTCAACATCACCGAGCGCATGACGGTCATCGGCGGCACCTGGTACGGCGGGGAGATCAAAAAAGGCATTTTCTCCATCATGAATTATTTCCTGCCCTTAAAGGGCATCGGCGCTTTCCATTGTTCAGCCAATCAGGGTGAAGGCGGGGACACGGCGCTGTTCTTCGGCCTGTCCGGCACGGGCAAGACGACCCTGTCCACCGACCCCAAACGAGCGCTCATCGGGGACGACGAGCATGGCTGGGACAATGAAGGGGTGTTCAATTTTGAAGGCGGCTGTTATGCCAAATGCATAGGGCTCACCGCCGAGCGTGAGCCGGAAATATTCCGCGCCATACGCCGCGACGCTTTACTGGAGAACGTGGACTTAGGTCCCGGCGGCAAGGTGGATTACGCGTCCAAGAAAAAGACGGAAAACACCCGCGTGTCCTATCCGCTTAATCACATTGACAATATTGTCAAGCCCGTGTCCAGGGGCGGGCATCCATCAAAGATCATTTTTTTGGCCTGCGATGCTTATGGGATCCTGCCGCCGGTGGCAAAACTCACCAGGGAACAGGCCATGTATCATTATCTGAGCGGTTACACAGCCAAGGTGGCCGGCACGGAACTGGGGGTCAAGGAACCGCAGGCCACGTTTTCCGCCTGTTTCGGCAAGGCATTTTTAATGGTCCACCCGACGCAATACGCGCGCATTCTGGCTGAGAAAATGGACAAGCACGGCTCATCCGCGTATTTAGTCAATACCGGTTGGGTCGCCGGCCCCTACGGCGTGGGCTACCGTATTCCTTTAAAGGGCAATCGCTTGATCATAGACGCCATCTTCAACGGGTCTTTGGATCAGGGAGTGTTCGAGACGTTGCCGGTTTTTAATTTGAGGGTCCCCAAGGCGGTGCCTGGGGTGGACGCGAAAATGCTGAACCCGCGCAATCTGTGGGCGGACAAAAAGGCCTATGACCTGCAGGCCGCGCGCCTGGCGCAGATGTTCATCAATAATTTTAAGCTTTTTACCGACACGCCCGAGGGCAAGGCCTTGGTGGCGGCCGGCCCCCAACTGGAGCGGGAGATAGACCTGCCCCCTCAACCCGCCATCACTGCCGCCGGCGGTGATTAAGAAAACGCTTTCCCACAAACGCCCTCAACCCCTTGTAATTCCTTATTAAATAAGGCATACTTTTAATGAACTCCCGCGTCTGGTCCCGCTGTTTCTTTAGCGGGACCGGCGGGGGTGCTTTCACCCATCAACTAAAACCGTGAATTTTATGCCGCGTAAGATCATCAGTGCACTCGTTATCTTTGCCTTTCTGACTACGGCAGTTCCTGTGCCCAGCCGGGCAGGGGAGGTTTTTTTGCCAGCTCCCGGTGCCAGGATGGCTGTAAGTCCCGCCTTTATGCCGCCCATGATCCTGGGTATTACCGTGGACGCGAAAGACCCGTTAAAATTTAATTTTTTGATCGACCAGGGTGACGTAGAGACGCAGCATGCTGCGTCTCTACAAGACGAATCAATGAAATTGATCAAATATTTTCTCGCGTCTCTCACCATTCCCGAAAAAGACCTGTGGGTCAATTTGTCGCCGTATGAAGGCCAGCGCATTATTCCGCAGGCGTTCGGCCAGACCGAAATGGGCCGCGACCTTTTGGGCCAGGACTATGTCCTTAAGCAGATCACCGCTTCCCTGATCTATCCCGAGAGCAAACTGGGCAAGAAATTCTGGGCGGATGTTTACAAGAAAGCCCACGAGCAGTACGGCACCACGAATATCCCCGTTAACACCTTTAACAAGGTGTGGATCGTGCCGGACGAGGCCGTGGTCTATGAGCGTAATGGCTCGGCGTTCGTGGTCAAAAGCCATTTGAAGGTGATGCTGGAGGAAGATTATTTGGCATTGTCTAAAAATATCTGTAGGGGCGATGCTTGTCATCGCCCGCAAGAAGGGCGAATACAAGATTCGCCCCTACAAAGCAATGTGAATCAATTAGGTTCCCAGGTCGTCCGTGAAATAGTTTTGCCCGCCCTTGAGAAGGAAGTTAATGAGGGTAAGAATTTTGCGTTATTGCGCCAGATCAACAATGCCCTGATCCTGGCCACATGGTACAAGCGCGCTTTGAAGGAAAGTTTATTGAGTAAATTTTACGTGGACAAGGCCAAGATCAAAGGTGTTGGGTATACGGATTCTGTCATTCCCGCGAAGGCGGGAATCCAGAGCAAGGGAGACATCGAGGGAATCTACCAGCAATATCTTCAGGCCTTCAAAAAAGGCGTCTATAACTATATTAAGGAAGAGGCCGACCCCTATACCCGGCAAACCGTCCCGCGCAAATATTTTTCCGGCGGTTTTGAGGGGAAAGACTATTCGATGGTTGTAAAAACGACCCGCAATACAAGAGATGTTCCCGACACATTTCGCGAGCGGATCCAACGCGCAAGATCAAACAATGGCCTTATGGACGTGGCCATTGAAGCGCAAGATGCGGCGATGACCGGACCTTCACATGACCGGGCGATGACTGTGACTTTGTCACCAATAGCATTGAATGGCGTTCGTCAACTGAAGAAGTGGATGGAAGAGGCCGTACAACAGATCAAAGATGCGCGCACGGATTGGAAAAGCCAGACAATACAAATAAACGAATATGGACAGAGGCTTAAACAAGCTGCGAATGTT
Protein-coding sequences here:
- a CDS encoding response regulator; the protein is MPAPGARMAVSPAFMPPMILGITVDAKDPLKFNFLIDQGDVETQHAASLQDESMKLIKYFLASLTIPEKDLWVNLSPYEGQRIIPQAFGQTEMGRDLLGQDYVLKQITASLIYPESKLGKKFWADVYKKAHEQYGTTNIPVNTFNKVWIVPDEAVVYERNGSAFVVKSHLKVMLEEDYLALSKNICRGDACHRPQEGRIQDSPLQSNVNQLGSQVVREIVLPALEKEVNEGKNFALLRQINNALILATWYKRALKESLLSKFYVDKAKIKGVGYTDSVIPAKAGIQSKGDIEGIYQQYLQAFKKGVYNYIKEEADPYTRQTVPRKYFSGGFEGKDYSMVVKTTRNTRDVPDTFRERIQRARSNNGLMDVAIEAQDAAMTGPSHDRAMTVTLSPIALNGVRQLKKWMEEAVQQIKDARTDWKSQTIQINEYGQRLKQAANVREQYSSFLEGDPFLSKLRWIFMGGGMRLPKQDPNNSDEKDRYIGVLGRDPAGGLVIGVTDNSQYMTSLEVSNTFGAVTSYVSMIDGDQDFFLSEIDKVIDDILIRGQNVIDLLAKVENSQPGTGFETVNVIGIDKNLKSIVISIVDPRLTVVQPDQVAADQAPADSAMTAERKVKSILFVDNDPTTVETNSRLLRLGGYRVDGVTSGQKALNMLLRNSYDLVVTSSLRGAGDIGVEGLANILAANQPTPFIIFSGDIMGDIIPDSVKRAALEVLPREPTSENLLRALRKINGEPEPANVLEKGPTQSPPKGKLLRPKFGKDSAMNAAAKDVGGIDLNPANLNLRIRRDGKGVPLPTGQQDMGQLNNIEGLMPVIIKIVPATYIPALSDVLATVN